The nucleotide sequence aaattgaatttcgcgggcaggcccgtcgcttccaccatAATACACAATCGTtcatgtcaaaaaaaaaaaattagtagttGTATGAGCAACGAACTCGAAAAAGTTTTCTTGGAATAGAAAACTCGTACCATTATGTGAATAATCTAAAGGGttacaaccctcagcaatgaggaatacggtGCATAAAGCAGGTATTCAAGAGCCGAAGAGAATAAATCCTTCGGGATAACCTATAAATCGACGCGTATGGATCATAAATACCTCATCATCCATCTTGAGTTGTAGTTCCTCGTCATCATCCTCCTGAGGAGTAAAGATGAACTTTTCCCCATAGCCCGCGTCCTTCAACCGCTGCTCGGCCGCCGCCATGCTGAAGTACGCACAGCACTGCTCTGGTGATACCATCGCGCGGATTTCCTCTTCCGATGGCAAGCGGAAGTCAGGTTTTATTACCCACctagttaaaataattgttCTTAATTAGGGGGTTTTTATGGTTAATCGGAACTATTCCGCCTAGCCATGGACAAAGAGAAGTTTAAACAACTGACTGCTGACCTTCAGTAATGGAGAGGCACATAAAGAAATAATGGTTAATCGAATCAAATTAGCAAAATAAGGCCTGATGTGACTAACTCTATTCTGcacaattacttttatactaaTTTGACAGGTTTAATAACAAATTGAGCTAACAAATTGAGCCATAGTTGCTTTAAATaaaacgattattattattattatattattaatgccATCTTTCTGTAATCGGCAGATAAACTAcatagcaacattgttatttttcaaaaattgtatgaacTTTTTGGCTATTAACAACGTTGATTAtgtacagattacagatagattaaaaTCACCTGTAAATCTAGTGCTGTCCATATCCACACGGACCTGTCATTTTGGTCTAGCTTAGATATTGTTTACAACAGAGCTAGCCACAATgtctttttataaaatatttagctTTTTGTATTGCTTTTTACTTTGTACGACTGTTTTTTACGTTTATGATTACTATCACAAACGTAAAAAACAACGTAAAAATGTTTATGATTTGAACGATACTCCGTTGAAAtcataaacatttttcaccattttgagTAACCAACCAATCATAAACGAAGCTATGTTTTCAGTACTACTTACTATCTACGGAAATAAGTTATAACGGAAAACATACGTTCGTCGATAGAGTACCAATTAGTTAGCCATTTTCTTAAGAAATACATACCAATTTGAATCTTCTCCAGTGCGCTTGAAATCAGCGCATAACTTCAGACGTTTACGAATCGAACTTTCCGAGTGAGACGGGAATGCTCTCTTAATGTCGTCCATCTTTATTCGCCGAGGGTTCCCGCGAGATTTCCAGAAAAGCCTATATATGAATACctaaaaaataccaaaaatattCAATGCAACAACAAAAGCAGACTATTGGTTTTGGTTGAGGGTTGCTAGTAACCATGCATGGTTCCTTCAAAACTATAAACTTTCGGCTTCAATTCCTCCCTCCACTATTAATATAGATACTTTCAAAGTCAAGAACGAATATAGGCATATTTTAGGCAAGCGCGGTATGAAGTTCAGTTTTGACAGCAGGTTTCAATACAGGTAGCGCTAGtctatagataaaaaaaaacgttttagggttccgtacccgatgcGTGCTagtgggaccctattactaaaccctATTATATCTGTTCATCCGTCCGTCTTCGGGCtctatctcgtaaaccgtaatgggtagagttgaagttttcacagaatgtgtatttccattgcggctataacaataataaaaagttcaaaatggccgccataaaaatgaaaaaataggttatttcttgtacttatagtacggaacccttcaagtgcgagtccgactagcacttgccggtttttgaaaatttctacACACCTGCAAAAAGTCTCGAACAAAATTGTTAGCCCTTTTTGAATTTGGTCCTGGCACCTCATACAGAGGGCACTCCTGGCCGGCCACGAATACGGCATCTACCTCGCGGATATAATATGCTTGTctggaaataaaatatcaattcacaCTATCCACTATCGTTTTACTGCTACTCTTCGTACATTTtcaaattatactttatttgtttgtatGCCCTTGGCATCAGTGTTTCCTGCCACGAATAACCTAAATAActtcaaaacaagagtgaatggaataaaaaaggaataggcatcttctaggcaagcgcgatCTAACCTAGAACTCACCATGATTGTCATGAAGAAAAGGTCTATCAcgcaatcaaaaaaaaaaaaaactttcagagAAGATACCTATAGTTTGCGACGGGTTGACATGgctatcggggtatgaggtaAGTCGACTGGCGCAGTCCCCGCGCTAATCCATTGCGGGatagcacgggggctgtgcgggtgtgcggggcgtccccaccccgattgcctgTCTTGAACTATAGTTTGTtacatagtataatattaatatgtggtCGACATCCTATCTACTCATATGAggttttgctcaacgtttctgatacgaactgGAACACGTGTAATCAAAATACTGTAAAAAATAGGAAATAttggtatatttttatgatgataTCATTAATGATATTAATATCATTAACATGATGCTTACCTAGTCCGTATAACTAGAAAGTCGGTCTGAGGTAACGTATGCTCGTAGATAGGCGCGCGATACATGTTGTTTTCAACGACTGACTGTGTCGCTCCCGGTGGCAAAATCCCAAGGAACGGAGATGTATGTGCATACGCTATTTCTCCATATTTCAATGGCTTGGGTCCATTATCCTAGGAAATATTAAATAAGCTTTATTGAGCATGTTATTTGGCAGTTACAAGTGAGAACATGCTATTTCAATCCGCATTTACGAGCGAGACATAATCAAGAGCGAGATACACGCTATTTTGACAACGTAAATGAACTTTTGGTGTTGcgacatttttaaaaaacttattaatACTTTAGAACAAACTACTTgtaaaattatttgaaatgaTTTTAGACTTACATCTCCACATCCCAAGTAAAGTAGCTTACCTTGGTAGCGGTTCTCTTATAATAGTTCTTGATCTTGGAACACATGCCAACTTGGCTGATGAGGGGTGGATGTTCTTCACAGAACTCCACGAGGATCAGTTCTCCATCCCTACCGCTCAGATCTTCAGGAGTCCGCATGAAGAATACGTCTCCACCACCAGAAGCCAGACGTTCCGATTCACGTTGCTGTGGACAGTTAAATATagctaacaaacaaacaatggCAGAATAATGACGGTTGTAGGACGTTATCTTGCGGTTAGACCAAACGATTTTTGTATACCTGTAGAAGCAACCACTATTGTTCTTCTACTAATACCAATACGAAAGGGCAAGAGAAAAGTCTACCAGACGCATTTTACATTTAAGACAAGCATATCTGGAGAAACGAATATAGTATGACTTTCATGTATACTTGGACACCTAGATGAAACGAGTGAGCATCATACTGTGACAAACGCATATTTGGAACTTAAAAACTTCAAGACTTAAAAACCAATTGAAAAGCTTCCCACAACTcagtataacaagtgtaaattaaaaatttataacacccccgacagtaactagaaaagaactgataactttcaaacggctgaactgtttttcttggattatagctaagaatactctcgatcaagccacctttcaaaaaaaaactaaattaaaatcagttcattagtttaggagctacgatcccacagacagatacacacttcaaacttataacacccctctttttgggtcaggggttaaaaaatatacaaacctTAGCCTTCTTCCTAATATGCTTCAACAAAGGTTGAACCGGATGTGGTCCCGGGGCAGCCAGCGGCCCATACGACAGTTTCCTCATAGCTGGTCGATGGAAGGTGCGCAGTCGAGCCGGCCCCATGTGGGTTTGTATGAAAGGAGCCCGAAGTTCCACTACTGGTGTACTGTGCTGTATGAGTTGACCTCCGCCGACTTTAAGTCGAGGATTTTGGGATTTCGGTTGATAGAATCTAAAAAATTCTTTTTCTTAGTTATGgagaaaatagtaggtatagctactgataaaaatgtataaagaaTCAGATTTTTATTCTTTAGACTTTAGAGCAAAAGTAAAAGATAAATTCTTGCtacgctgataactttcaaacggctgaactgatttccttggattatagctaagaacactctcgatcaagccgccttaaaaaaaactaaattaaaatcggttaattcgtttaggagctacgataccacagacagattacacagatacacacgtcaaacttataacacccctctttttgggtcgggggttaaaaatttctATACATTACTCACACGTCATTGGAAATATTAAAAGGGTCCCGATCAGGCGATTTAGGCGGAGGCGGCGGCGCGTCTTCCTGCAACACGTTGATCACACCCGCTTTGCCcagcaaaatttttgatttctttacGTGTGGATGTGGGATCTTTACTTTTGGTGCTGGACCTCGttctaaattacaatattacaataagtaaaagaaataaaaaaatggggagaagtacattttttttctccACTGAAATGCACGGTAGAAAAGCAACTTAGCAGCTGTATTAATTATACCTGTAGTAAGTCATAATGGACAAAAACAAGcacatattttatgatttttaagaAATAGTAATGCCTATTCACAATAGCTTTCCCTAAAGTGCACCACCTAAAATcctttgtctggtgggaggcttcggccgtggctagttaccatactaccggcaaagctgtgccgccaagcgatttagcgttccggtacgatgtagaatccaaagggatatgggtttaacaAAAACTTCCACTCCCCTCTCAGGTTAACCctcttccaccttagactgcatcatcacttaccacctggtgagattgcagtcaatggctaacttatatcagaataaaaaaaccaCTGACACGAGCGCAACGACACCTATCTATCAACGAATCGGAAAACGCCTCTGCCGTCCGTATCACATACCGTCTACGGCTGAGTAGTTTGCTGATCGCCTTCTGTTGCACCACGATACACTGCGCGAACagaatttatttacaccttaaGTTTAAccataaaggccgattcacactaaTTGCGTTCACGTGAAACGTGCGtggtgacgcgcgtaaacccggGTTACGCATTCGTCCACGCTTTACgtaagcggtgtgccatgtttcatatagttccatacattacaatgcaatggtacgcgctaggtctacgcttacgcagcctgtgtgaacgagctataatcCTGCAAGTAGTACAGTAACATATACGAGTAGTTACAAATAGTATAGGGTATTAGCTTTACCTCTGGTTATCTTCGACGGATCGACATCATCTGGAATACCCAAGATAATGTTCTCATCATTTGGATCCAAAGTAAGTATTTTGGGTTTGGGTATTTTGGTCATGTTCTCAGCATCCCATATGACTTCGTCCTCCCAGGTTCCATAGACAAGCTCCTCGTTTTCTACTGGGAATATGCTGTACCAAGTATTGTCTTCCCCTTCGGCAGAAGTTGTGCCTGTGTTGTTGGTTGATGAGGCGGTTGTTCTAAAAGAATTAATTTTGGCCAATAATACTTGATGACTTCTTTTACATGGCAAAGAATTTTTAGGAAATCCACCCCCAGCCCCGTAATGTTGGCATGAAAgttcgttattttttttaaagttatatccgtgaaaaaaattggttttcaGGGTTTTGTTTAGATACGAAGATATAATACACGTTCTCAGACTAATAGGTTTTTAACAATGaagtttacttatttttaaatgggATGTTAGTCTGGTTAATATTatgaaaaccggtcaagtgcgagtggaactcgcagacgaagggttccgtaccatcgtacaagatataactaATACCTTTATCTTGAACTCTACTAGTTAATAACGgcctgcgccatctatatgtgatttagtgaattaaattttcgtgaacacattatttttgtctttacttgtgctatatgatctacctacctgccaaatttcatgattctaggtcaacatgaggtaccctctaggttttcttgaccgacgggcagacaaacagacggacggacggacagacacgacagacagacagacaataaagtgaccctataagggttccgttttacctttttgaggtacggaaccctaaaaatactctTATGCAATAGTATTCGCTGCAATACCATGGCGAAAAAAGATGATAATGTGACGTTCAATTTCGCCGGAGCGGTTACTTACGTGGCAGGTTTGGTCGTCAAAGGCGTGGGTTGCTGCGGTCTTGGATGAGAGAACTGTTGAGCAGTTCTACTGACTGACGTGGGCACCCAGCCTGCGGCGTTGCTTTTACTGTTTAGGCGAGCTAGAACCTGCAATAAGTTAAAAAGCGTCATTATTACGAACTTTTTTACCATGGTCTTATCAGTACATTTGTTTCATTCCAGTTGTTTGGTCACCTTCACGATTTTTATTACGAAAAAACAACGTTGAGGACCAATGGCAacgaaatgttaaaaaaaaaaactaatgacTGCCCGCCGCTCAAAATTAAATCCTTTTTATTCCTATGGGAATGGGAATTACAGAAAATCCAGCCTTATTTCTTGTCTGAATTTCTaaattataaagggaacctacgagtatgtgcaaaatttcagctttctcaGTCCAAGTGTTTGGGATAGGCGTTGATGATTTTCAATCAGTAAGTAAGACAGaacttttttaaacatttagaTAAAcaagacacaagtgtaaattaaaaattttcaacacccccgacaaatcattttcaaataaataattatgtatatctaggcaacgtccatcttgacagcttgatatttgtcaattgacacttgaatattatgaacctaagggttatatacctaaccttcttttctacaagaaaactagaaaatagctgataacttttaaacggctgaaccaatttttttggattatagctaagaacactctcgatcaagccacctttcaaacaaaaaaaaggaaaattaaaatcggttcattcgtttaggcgctacgatgccacagacagatacacagatacacagatacacacgtcaaacttataacacccctctttttgggtcgggggttaaaaaaaattatataaattaactttttaccTTCTGTTTAATCTCGCTGCCATCCCATATAACGTCATCTTCCCATTGCAATTGAGATACCATAAGAAACGCGTCATCTGGAAACCCACTGTCGGGACTGTCTctattttcattattatcaGAGTTAGGATCTCCTTCACTAGGCTTTTCTTTTGGCTTGTCTTCCCTTTCTGGAGATGGTGCCTGTGATAAAATTTAGGAAGGTCATTTAATAATTTCAAAGGGCAAAAATTAAAGGAATAGTATAAAAGTATGATGGTCCACTAATCTGTTTTGCATTCCatacattttgaaaaattgtatAGTCAAGgtcaattttagtttatttttaatattatgttacttatTCATAAACATGTAGCTAAAGCACCCGAAGGTTGATTCATAGTAGCTAAGTCAGTTGCACAGAATCTATAAATTGATAGGTATTAATGCTATCCTCTATGCTTTCATctgggtctgtctgtctatcagtctgctaccttttcacggcccaaaagttaaaccgattctgacgaaaggtacagagttagcttatatcctggggacggacatagacaactttttatgccggaaaatcaaacagttcccaagagattttaaaaacctaaattcacgcggacgaagtcgcgggcattttcTAGTAATTCATCTATATTtaatagttataaataattatatatattattattattattactatattgAATAGTTTATTTCTCGAGTCACATGATCAAGTGAGCCCAgcctacaagtacctacttacctttgcTTTAAATCCATAGTCGAATCCTTCGCCCGTCTCTGGCACATTGAGCATATCATACCAAGCCTGTGCGGGTCCGAAGCGCCAATGTGCCGGCGTTGGTCTTTGCGATTTGTCCCCTGAATTTTGCGAATTAGATTCGCCTTGTGCTACTTGAGTGTTTTCTTCCATAGGCCTAAAACGTTTCCATTTtcaagtaaataatgaaaatcttGATTTCCAAATGGAGTTAGTTtgtattttacatgaaaaataatttatcgcATATCAAAATTGCTCTGTAAATTGTAACATACTATTTTATGCTATTAGTGCCATTTAAGATGAGTTCTTCTTTAACCAAATCTATTGTTCCACAAAATCTAATGTTTTCTTATTAGATTGCAACACTAACCCATTTCAAAGctattataaaaacttttacaatattaaaaacTCCGAAATTAATTCGTGACAGCATTCAAACATCTTTTAAGCCATTGTTGGCCAtattatcctactaatattataaacgcgaaagttatACATCCATACATTTGGATGGATAGATGTATAGATATTTgttcctctttcacgcaaaaatctaaaatcttttggattaaaaaaaaggttttggattggattaacacatatattattttttatcccggaaaatcaatgagttcccacgggatttttaaaaccctatatccacgggaacgaagtcgcgggcatcagctagtcatttacTATTTGTGGTAAACTAAATAGCCTGCCAGGTCCATATAAATAACAGACAACACTTACTTAAGAAATTTCTCTTCATCGTCACTAGCATATTGAACTTCTTGCAGCTCAGACGCCTGTGGTGTGTCGCTACCCGTACTGCCACTGCGTTTTCGGCGTCTACGCCTCCGTACACCGCGCCAGATTTGTGGCAAACTAGACAGCTTGCCGGGCCCAAATAGACGGGAGAATAACAATACctgtaaaattgaaaatttaagataaaataagcaaattacttatattttaatagaacTTCTTATTATGATTATAGGTATGACTATAGATTTGGTATGTAGGatgtaattagaacgctagcaaaaacgaataggtaggtacagaggatattcaaattcaaattcaaaaatatttttattcaattagacttttacaagttcttttgaatcgtcaaaagcatctaccactggttcggaatgcctttcctaccgagaagaaccagcaagaaactcggcggttgctcttttcaaagatttgatatacaatattatgccatgtataaaagcaattgaagtcctgcgcattgctggagcgaattgcaggtcaaatccacgcttttttatcatatacataatcttcgatagtataaatatgcttttctcaggagcttttaatagattttttgaacctgtgtaaaggcaagtccaaaattggctgaggaattttgttataaaagattatacccagatagtactgatgattacagATACAATACTACATACAATACTACGTCAACAAACGTTATGTAGATAGACCCTTGCGGGGATTAAAGGacacaccaacaaacaaacacttttttgcatttataatgtatATAGGTAGTctactatttattaattatgtactaatatattagtaggtactaaatgtGTCATACTTACTTTATCAGGCCTAAAGTCTGGGAACAACTCGGTAACATCTACATTTGCATATTTAGAGGGCAGCATAGCTGCCAGTGGAGTGTCCAATTTCTTAGGTCTATCAGTTTTAGGTTTCCTAAAAGGCAAAAATCTGCATATTTATATCTGCATGCATATTTATAATCGTTATTCTGACAAACAAGAAATCAAtgcaattttcaatttacaggTACTATTTTACATTAGGTAATAAGTTGGTGTGGTTTAATAACCAGaatcaacaagaaaactagaaagacTAGTTGCTATTCGCAACATTAATTATTGCATGTCGGTTAACAAACCATATTTGGACATAATATCCCTAATATATATACTTCCATGCTTTGGCTAGCATGTAGAGCCATTATATTATGCTGATTAAAATTACTGACAATAATTAATCGAATATTTTTTCTAAACCTGGGCTAAAATATTATCCTAAAGAGGTTCTAAAGGTCAGATGGTATATTAATTTTGTGTAAACCTTGGATCAGTTTAGAATAATCTGTggctaaattaatttaaactaaCTTCAATATTAATCAAATAAAGATTGAATAACATTGTCACTTACGGCACAGTAGATGGTGGTGGCATAAGTTCTCCGTCACCTTCCATATCACCCTCATAACCTTCATCATTGTTACGTTGTTCCGATTCATTCTCATAATCCTCTTTCCATTTTTCATCAGTCTGTGGACAATCGCTTTTAATATCTACATCCACTGCATTATTTTCTTGGACACTCGTCTCATTTTTTGAATCAGACTCAGTTTCCCATTTATTGTTAGACTCTATATTGCACTCTATCTCCTTTTGGTGTTAACACAAAAACAATAACGTTAGTTAGAAAAATATTGTGCTAGGTGCTTATGTTAGTCAAATGACCCGTGCCCAAACAAATCAAAATATTCATAACCCagtttaaaatgtacttataaatTATGAGAAAAATCTAGACTTATTTCAGTAAGTCACATAATTAGAAATCTTTGTCTTTGGTTATTTGCAGATTTTCTCTATCTCTTATGAGGCTGACCAATTTCTTACGTTATAGAGAAGTAAGTGTATGTATATTGGCAGTTTATTTACTATAGGGTTACACTATAGTTGTTAGAAAATAATGTCCTAGCACAAAGAATCTATACTCCATGGGAAGAAGTTGCAAGAATGTTGCTTCATGTGAAAAGTATGCACTCCAAAGTGATAAACTAGTTTAGTTCATATCTTGATATCTTAATATAATAAGTTAGCacatatttttgtttagttGGATGTGCTTTTCTCAGTGAAATTCAAGCTTTTAAGATCTAGCATCTAGTTTGGTACAATTTAGTTTCAAACTACTACTAAGATGCAGCTTTGTGATCTTGAAGTTTCAAAATACTACAAAAGACTACATTACATTCAGACTAAATTAAGTGATCTAAATGTGAATACTAGGTATTAAACTatcatagaataaaaaaaacataaacgtcatattaatttattcaaaaaaacatacaagtgagttaaaatatatttgtaaataACGTGATGTGTACCTCTGTGTATATTACCTTTTCATCTTCTGCTGCATCATCAATATCAAAAAAATCAACAGCGGATGGACTCTTTTGGGCATaatctgaaaataataaaaaatattttgatgacAATGGATATTTTTCAATTACTCTGAGTTAGTAAAGGGTTGATTTATAATAGACTAGGCACCGGCTAGGTTGTGCCGGAGCCAGAGATCCATTACTAGTATAACCATAGGCCCAGAACAATCTAACaagaataatttttttacataaaaacccTCACATTGACTACAAATCATTTAGCAGTACACTAATTTGTGATCCTTCTGTTTGTTACCAATTTTTCAAGCTATAAATTAGGTTAGAAGAAGATCTTTACCTTTCTCTTCATCATCCTGAATCGGTTCTTCCTCCTCCAATACCTCCGATAACATAGAACCAAGGCCCAAGCGGGTTAGTGAAGACAACATTCGCTTGGAATCGCCATCCAATAGCCCATCGTCCTCAAGCTGGCCGCTTTCATCGATATTACCAAACAGGAACCCAGTCAAGTCCATGCCGGACCGACTGTGGTCGTTCGGGTCATCACTGTCGCACATCTTGAACAACTAACGCAAGTTTATTGCataagattttaaaatactaCACAATAATCAATTTATTCTccatatttaacaaaaaatcaAGAAAATATCGTGCAAACTTGGAAAGCgtccatttttttttgttttcagaaTTTGACATTTGATTTTGATGATTTGACAAGATAGCAGTGTTTCCTGTTACAATTTTGGTTTGACCCTAAATTGCTGTAGGCAATTTACCCTACATTATGTaccataaaaatttacataaataccCTAATTTAGGATACCtctaagtaattattatcatcgtaGATCCCAAATCTAGAGTCTTGTGATGAAGAAAGTCTCATACACCTAGTTACCTAATACCTCGCTACTTAGTAACTATACTTTAAAAATACGCTACCGAATGGTAGTTAATGTAATgcaaaatattgtaaaactttatcaatctgctcttttctagccCTTTCAACCAATTCACTTTGGCCtttgatgaattaaaaaaaaaatacaaaatattatatcatacaAAGAGGGTATAAAGACCCCCCCATCCCAAAACTTCGATTTTACCTCAAGTTACTCTAAATCCTTGTCAAGCGTCACAATGTCAAAAAAGCCCGAAACTTTACCTAATATTAGCCATATTTTCACCCTAAAATAGGGTAAAATTCTTAAATGTAAAAACACTACAAGACGGTCAAGCTGTCATGGTCTGTGCTGTCAGTGTCACTGTCAATATGTCAACTGCTATTTGACAATATAGCGCAAGGCACagataatattagtaaaatgtCATTGTTTTGGTCTCAATATGTACAGAAGATACGGGTAAGATTAGTATAATAGCAAGGTCGTTTTAAGTTGCATTGCCCTGCTGAACAGTTAGCTGAACAGTCTGCGCTAAATGAGCCAGCTTAGTAAACTATTAATGAGTTATATGAGATTATACCATctgaattattaagtactagcctaaagtaggtaggtaggtacgtatttatttgtttgtttaaataaaatatattagttagGAACAGATTTTAACAGTTCTTAATATTACATACTACTGTATTCCATAATCCCaagaattataattaattattatttgagcaAAATTGGTAAATTCCTGAGACAAGGAATTtgccaaataaaatataattttaacatCAGGAAATAAAAGAACTTAACATTATTACTATgtttatgtaataaatattgGCTTGGCTAATAATTCGCAATTTCGCATACGTTAGCAAAGTTGGCATAAAGTGGTCCGGTTCTGGAGTTTATTCCTCAGTACCTAAAGCCGGTGCAACTCCTCActatcaatttattattatgaccatcatcatcaacccatcgccagcccactactgagaatgagaagggtttttttgGCCATACTTCACCACGCTGCCTGGCCAGTGCGGATTAACAGACTTCactatctttgagaacattatgaagaactctcaggcatgtaggtgtCCTAaccatattttccttcaccgtcatagcaagtgatattattttatttttttaaacgcacctactaactccgaaaagttataagTAAGTGCCCgagattgaacccccgacctttcgAATGTGAGGCGACttcttaccactaggctatcacggtggttcatagtacataatataatctacACTAGA is from Maniola jurtina chromosome 14, ilManJurt1.1, whole genome shotgun sequence and encodes:
- the LOC123871592 gene encoding transcription initiation factor TFIID subunit 1 isoform X2 — protein: MCDSDDPNDHSRSGMDLTGFLFGNIDESGQLEDDGLLDGDSKRMLSSLTRLGLGSMLSEVLEEEEPIQDDEEKDYAQKSPSAVDFFDIDDAAEDEKEIECNIESNNKWETESDSKNETSVQENNAVDVDIKSDCPQTDEKWKEDYENESEQRNNDEGYEGDMEGDGELMPPPSTVPKPKTDRPKKLDTPLAAMLPSKYANVDVTELFPDFRPDKVLLFSRLFGPGKLSSLPQIWRGVRRRRRRKRSGSTGSDTPQASELQEVQYASDDEEKFLKPMEENTQVAQGESNSQNSGDKSQRPTPAHWRFGPAQAWYDMLNVPETGEGFDYGFKAKAPSPEREDKPKEKPSEGDPNSDNNENRDSPDSGFPDDAFLMVSQLQWEDDVIWDGSEIKQKVLARLNSKSNAAGWVPTSVSRTAQQFSHPRPQQPTPLTTKPATTTASSTNNTGTTSAEGEDNTWYSIFPVENEELVYGTWEDEVIWDAENMTKIPKPKILTLDPNDENIILGIPDDVDPSKITRERGPAPKVKIPHPHVKKSKILLGKAGVINVLQEDAPPPPPKSPDRDPFNISNDVFYQPKSQNPRLKVGGGQLIQHSTPVVELRAPFIQTHMGPARLRTFHRPAMRKLSYGPLAAPGPHPVQPLLKHIRKKAKQRESERLASGGGDVFFMRTPEDLSGRDGELILVEFCEEHPPLISQVGMCSKIKNYYKRTATKDNGPKPLKYGEIAYAHTSPFLGILPPGATQSVVENNMYRAPIYEHTLPQTDFLVIRTRQAYYIREVDAVFVAGQECPLYEVPGPNSKRANNFVRDFLQVFIYRLFWKSRGNPRRIKMDDIKRAFPSHSESSIRKRLKLCADFKRTGEDSNWWVIKPDFRLPSEEEIRAMVSPEQCCAYFSMAAAEQRLKDAGYGEKFIFTPQEDDDEELQLKMDDEVKVAPWNTTRAYIQAMRGKCLLQLTGPADPTGCGEGFSYVRVPNKPTQQPNEEQQPKRTVTGTDADLRRLSLNNAKALLRKFGVPEEEIKKLSRWEVIDVVRTLSTEKAKAGEEGMTKFSRGNRFSIAEHQERYKEECQRIFELQNRVLTSTEVLSTDEAESSVSEESDLEEMGKNIENMLANKKTTEQLSMEREEAERAELRKMILGQSEKKPQINQSDQQQSSNQAGRVLRIVRTFRNASGQRYTRVELVRKAAVIEAYTKIRSTKDDAFIRQFATMDETQKEEMKREKRRIQEQLRRIKRNQERERLAGNVGVLGVSTTPLGDSMVTSTMSDLGSPSPGLIPLGQIKQEPDLHTPSRRRAKLKTDLKLKCGACGQVGHMRTNKACPLYTGGGAVSPEHDEPPPEPDDLDLGYVEGTKLTLPSKIIKQSAEDFKRRRGSHRGEFRAAGRNRRRGTASESCDYLVKRPAERRRTDPLVTLSSLLEDVLNTMRHLPDVQPFLFPVNPKVADYYRIVSRPMDLQTIRDNLRQKHYQSREEFLADVNQIVENSNLYNGPTSSLTVAAQRMMQRCFEKLAEKEEQFMKLEKQINPLLDDNDQVALSFIFENLLTTKLKIMPEAWPFLKPVNKKQVKDYYNVIKKPIDMESIGKKIQAHKYHSRAEFLRDIQLLVDNCRAYNGPNSQFTRQAEAVLKVTQEALEKFDEHVSQLEANIAKVQQKMLEEAEQSDIEDEPPPQPQSDEKRGRGRPRKHKPATSTSAADDATPRKRGRPKKDQNSLVDDLQYSDSGSSGLEEVEQKDVAEAMVQLSVRPEDLTGEPSFDTSEFLIKREVPDEPPQISDELVDLDQHSRDYTYPAVVKEEPIEPDINMDPPMLDSAPVELPQFKEEPLENWQPDPAIQDDLQVTDSEEEAEDGLWF